The proteins below are encoded in one region of Hordeum vulgare subsp. vulgare chromosome 3H, MorexV3_pseudomolecules_assembly, whole genome shotgun sequence:
- the LOC123443093 gene encoding uncharacterized protein LOC123443093 isoform X2 has translation MDKERSRRRRLMLIKAAASVASCMVILYVRPRLQRKRKSISYGPIEARDKKRIAFLNNQIYKDDITCLTTLRLMRASFFGLCQVLRERSLLRDTVHICVEEQVAMFLITVGHNLRNRVVAAIFNRSGEPVSRYFGLVLHAIVQLRDEFIRPPSLETPTRIAGDPRWDPYFKDCIGAIDATQIQASSCKNVETAFRAKKSFASQSVMAAIDFDLRFTHVLARWEGSAHDDDVLVDAIECENGLCVPQGKFYLVDAGYGAKPGFLPPFHGMRHHLTEWGNDHVQDARELFNLRHSSLRVPVERAFSSLKRRFKVLDDANPFFPSATQVDVVIACVILHNWILSQGTDCFIIPEINWKPKPPSSQREQTHDHRHMVEFRQALADKMWEDHQNYHSNDADFLNTPSYNHEMATIFSDGMASDVYAKSVDELLAADATENEIANGGNDTFAASVEEFTLPFPIPEWGKNGDSSSSKASKRAKVNNDDELMHLMTSLDNLAKAIEKSECVDTDVPEDLQGNLMDLPGFEEAHLTHYYAHLVENPAVARAFNKLSMSNKMTWVARYINNHLSEYNLLYI, from the exons ATGGACAAGGAGAGGTCCAGGAGAAGAAGGCTGATGCTTATAAAGGCCGCCGCGTCCGTGGCTTCATGTATGGTCATTTTGTATGTCCGACCGAGACTGCAGAGAAAGCGAAAGAGTATTTCCTATGGCCCAATCGAGGCAAGGGACAAAAAAAGGATTGCCTTTCTAAATAACCAGATTTACAAGGATGATATAACTTGTCTGACAACGCTGAGGCTTATGAGGGCTTCTTTCTTCGGGTTGTGCCAAGTTTTGAGGGAACGCTCTTTGCTCCGTGATACTGTTCATATATGTGTTGAGGAGCAAGTCGCCATGTTCTTGATCACAGTAGGACACAACCTTCGGAATAGGGTTGTAGCTGCTATTTTTAATAGGTCAGGTGAACCGGTTAGTCGCTATTTTGGACTAGTCCTCCATGCTATAGTTCAGCTAAGGGATGAGTTTATCAGGCCACCATCATTGGAGACCCCAACCAGAATTGCTGGTGACCCAAGATGGGACCCATACTTCAAG GATTGTATTGGAGCCATTGATGCTACACAGATACAGGCTTCTTCTTGTAAGAACGTGGAGACTGCCTTCCGTGCTAAGAAGTCATTTGCAAGCCAAAGTGTGATGGCAGCAATTGATTTTGACCTTCGTTTCACACATGTGCTGGCTCGTTGGGAGGGATCTgcgcatgatgatgatgttttggTGGATGCGATAGAGTGTGAGAATGGCCTATGTGTTCCTCAAG GTAAGTTCTACCTAGTGGATGCCGGATATGGAGCCAAACCTGGATTTTTGCCACCTTTCCACGGCATGAGACATCACTTGACCGAGTGGGGGAATGATCACGTGCAAGATGCAAGGGAATTGTTCAATCTTAGGCACTCATCTCTACGAGTACCCGTGGAACGTGCATTCTCATCACTCAAGCGAAGATTTAAAGTTCTTGATGATGCAAATCCATTCTTTCCCTCTGCTACTCAAGTGGATGTTGTGATAGCTTGTGTTATCCTCCACAACTGGATTCTTTCCCAAGGCACTGATTGTTTCATTATACCGGAGATTAATTGGAAACCTAAACCGCCTAGTTCTCAGAGAGAGCAAACCCATGACCATAGGCACATGGTTGAGTTCAGACAAGCCCTTGCTGACAAAATGTGGGAAGACCATCAAAACTATCACAGCAATGATGCTGACTTCTTGAACACACCAAGTTACAATCACGAGATGGCCACAATCTTCAGTGATGGTATGGCTTCTGATGTATATGCTAAGAGTGTGGATGAACTTCTTGCTGCAGATGCGACAGAGAATGAAATTGCCAATGGAGGAAATGACACTTTTGCTGCTAGTGTTGAAGAGTTTACACTGCCTTTTCCAATCCCCGAATGGGGGAAGAATGGTGATTCCTCTAGCAGTAAAGCATCGAAAAGGGCCAAGGTAAACAATGACGATGAGTTGATGCATTTGATGACCAGCCTTGATAACCTTGCCAAAGCTATAGAGAAATCTGAATGCGTAGATACAGATGTCCCTGAAGATCTTCAGGGTAACTTGATGGATCTCCCTGGATTTGAAGAGGCACATCTTACCCATTACTATGCTCATCTAGTTGAGAATCCTGCAGTTGCTAGAGCATTCAACAAACTTAGCATGTCCAACAAAATGACATGGGTAGCTAGATATATCAACAACCACCTTTCTGAGTATAACCTACTTTATATTTGA
- the LOC123443093 gene encoding uncharacterized protein LOC123443093 isoform X1, producing MKQFLQPEMDKERSRRRRLMLIKAAASVASCMVILYVRPRLQRKRKSISYGPIEARDKKRIAFLNNQIYKDDITCLTTLRLMRASFFGLCQVLRERSLLRDTVHICVEEQVAMFLITVGHNLRNRVVAAIFNRSGEPVSRYFGLVLHAIVQLRDEFIRPPSLETPTRIAGDPRWDPYFKDCIGAIDATQIQASSCKNVETAFRAKKSFASQSVMAAIDFDLRFTHVLARWEGSAHDDDVLVDAIECENGLCVPQGKFYLVDAGYGAKPGFLPPFHGMRHHLTEWGNDHVQDARELFNLRHSSLRVPVERAFSSLKRRFKVLDDANPFFPSATQVDVVIACVILHNWILSQGTDCFIIPEINWKPKPPSSQREQTHDHRHMVEFRQALADKMWEDHQNYHSNDADFLNTPSYNHEMATIFSDGMASDVYAKSVDELLAADATENEIANGGNDTFAASVEEFTLPFPIPEWGKNGDSSSSKASKRAKVNNDDELMHLMTSLDNLAKAIEKSECVDTDVPEDLQGNLMDLPGFEEAHLTHYYAHLVENPAVARAFNKLSMSNKMTWVARYINNHLSEYNLLYI from the exons ATGAAACAGTTTCTCCAGCCTGAG ATGGACAAGGAGAGGTCCAGGAGAAGAAGGCTGATGCTTATAAAGGCCGCCGCGTCCGTGGCTTCATGTATGGTCATTTTGTATGTCCGACCGAGACTGCAGAGAAAGCGAAAGAGTATTTCCTATGGCCCAATCGAGGCAAGGGACAAAAAAAGGATTGCCTTTCTAAATAACCAGATTTACAAGGATGATATAACTTGTCTGACAACGCTGAGGCTTATGAGGGCTTCTTTCTTCGGGTTGTGCCAAGTTTTGAGGGAACGCTCTTTGCTCCGTGATACTGTTCATATATGTGTTGAGGAGCAAGTCGCCATGTTCTTGATCACAGTAGGACACAACCTTCGGAATAGGGTTGTAGCTGCTATTTTTAATAGGTCAGGTGAACCGGTTAGTCGCTATTTTGGACTAGTCCTCCATGCTATAGTTCAGCTAAGGGATGAGTTTATCAGGCCACCATCATTGGAGACCCCAACCAGAATTGCTGGTGACCCAAGATGGGACCCATACTTCAAG GATTGTATTGGAGCCATTGATGCTACACAGATACAGGCTTCTTCTTGTAAGAACGTGGAGACTGCCTTCCGTGCTAAGAAGTCATTTGCAAGCCAAAGTGTGATGGCAGCAATTGATTTTGACCTTCGTTTCACACATGTGCTGGCTCGTTGGGAGGGATCTgcgcatgatgatgatgttttggTGGATGCGATAGAGTGTGAGAATGGCCTATGTGTTCCTCAAG GTAAGTTCTACCTAGTGGATGCCGGATATGGAGCCAAACCTGGATTTTTGCCACCTTTCCACGGCATGAGACATCACTTGACCGAGTGGGGGAATGATCACGTGCAAGATGCAAGGGAATTGTTCAATCTTAGGCACTCATCTCTACGAGTACCCGTGGAACGTGCATTCTCATCACTCAAGCGAAGATTTAAAGTTCTTGATGATGCAAATCCATTCTTTCCCTCTGCTACTCAAGTGGATGTTGTGATAGCTTGTGTTATCCTCCACAACTGGATTCTTTCCCAAGGCACTGATTGTTTCATTATACCGGAGATTAATTGGAAACCTAAACCGCCTAGTTCTCAGAGAGAGCAAACCCATGACCATAGGCACATGGTTGAGTTCAGACAAGCCCTTGCTGACAAAATGTGGGAAGACCATCAAAACTATCACAGCAATGATGCTGACTTCTTGAACACACCAAGTTACAATCACGAGATGGCCACAATCTTCAGTGATGGTATGGCTTCTGATGTATATGCTAAGAGTGTGGATGAACTTCTTGCTGCAGATGCGACAGAGAATGAAATTGCCAATGGAGGAAATGACACTTTTGCTGCTAGTGTTGAAGAGTTTACACTGCCTTTTCCAATCCCCGAATGGGGGAAGAATGGTGATTCCTCTAGCAGTAAAGCATCGAAAAGGGCCAAGGTAAACAATGACGATGAGTTGATGCATTTGATGACCAGCCTTGATAACCTTGCCAAAGCTATAGAGAAATCTGAATGCGTAGATACAGATGTCCCTGAAGATCTTCAGGGTAACTTGATGGATCTCCCTGGATTTGAAGAGGCACATCTTACCCATTACTATGCTCATCTAGTTGAGAATCCTGCAGTTGCTAGAGCATTCAACAAACTTAGCATGTCCAACAAAATGACATGGGTAGCTAGATATATCAACAACCACCTTTCTGAGTATAACCTACTTTATATTTGA
- the LOC123441529 gene encoding protein ALP1-like, which translates to MFQDDDNSVDGISSDDGSSSDDEALMLFMHQKRKRRMMQMACMIGMYHLDSYCNKGPRRVPIESGHDWVLTTLHNETACYNMFRMHRPVFEKLHSVLVDSYGLKSTKRMSSVESLGLFLWIVGSPQSVRQAENRFVRSLETIVRKFDKVLACLIKLAKDIIRPIDRQFRTVHLKLRSRKYAPFMDNCIGAIDGTHIQVVVPVATAAQHRNRHKEKSQNVMCVCDFDMRFTFVLAGWPGSVHDMRVFNDARSRFGDKFPKPPPNKFYLVDSGYPNRPGYLSPYKGLTYHFQEYRDGTMPRGKKEHFNFTHSSLRNVIERCFGVLKNKWRILFHLPSYPQQKQSKIIVACIALHNFIRQSQLADIDFDLCDQDENYVPLSMPTTTTNDSTNEMDSAAMNQFRAWVADGLWSLKQQ; encoded by the coding sequence ATGTTTCAGGATGATGACAACAGTGTTGATGGAATAAGCAGTGATGATGGGAGCAGCAGTGATGACGAAGCACTGATGTTGTTCATGCaccaaaaaagaaagagaagaatgatGCAGATGGCCTGCATGATTGGTATGTACCACTTGGACTCTTACTGTAACAAAGGACCTAGAAGAGTACCAATAGAGTCTGGGCATGATTGGGTTTTGACAACACTACACAACGAAACGGCCTGTTACAACATGTTTAGAATGCACAGACCAGTGTTTGAGAAATTGCATAGTGTGCTTGTTGATTCCTATGGTTTGAAGTCCACTAAAAGAATGTCATCAGTTGAGTCTCTAGGCCTGTTTCTATGGATAGTAGGTTCCCCTCAATCTGTAAGACAAGCAGAAAACAGATTTGTTAGGTCATTGGAGACAATTGTAAGGAAGTTTGATAAGGTTTTGGCATGTCTGATCAAGCTTGCAAAAGACATCATCAGGCCAATAGATCGTCAATTCAGGACTGTGCATTTAAAATTAAGATCTAGAAAGTATGCACCGTTTATGGATAATTGCATTGGTGCAATAGATGGTACACACATACAAGTTGTGGTACCAGTTGCCACTGCTGCCCAACATAGGAATAGACATAAGGAGAAGAGTCAGaatgtgatgtgtgtgtgtgacttTGATATGAGATTTACATTTGTCCTAGCTGGTTGGCCAGGATCAGTGCATGACATGAGGGTCTTCAATGATGCCCGATCCAGATTTGGTGACAAGTTTCCAAAACCTCCACCTAATAAGTTCTATCTTGTCGACTCAGGGTACCCAAATAGACCGGGTTATCTTTCACCATACAAGGGTTTAACCTATCATTTCCAGGAGTACCGTGATGGCACAATGCCTAGAGGAAAAAAGGAACACTTCAATTTCACCCATTCTTCACTTAGAAATGTCATCGAGAGGTGTTTTGGAGTCCTGAAGAACAAGTGGAGGATTTTGTTTCACTTGCCTAGTTATCCACAGCAGAAACAAAGCAAAATAATTGTGGCTTGCATTGCACTGCACAATTTTATTAGACAAAGCCAACTCGCCGATATAGATTTCGACTTGTGTGATCAAGATGAAAATTATGTACCATTGTCTATGCCAACGACTACAACAAATGATTCAACAAATGAGATGGACAGTGCTGCTATGAATCAATTCAGAGCTTGGGTCGCAGATGGGTTGTGGTCCTTGAAACAACAATGA